One segment of Palaemon carinicauda isolate YSFRI2023 chromosome 35, ASM3689809v2, whole genome shotgun sequence DNA contains the following:
- the LOC137627556 gene encoding forkhead box protein D1-like produces the protein MPVYEAVMTDSQCLSPGEELVVAPTQFSEDESETCPVGADEDDDESRPLQETAEGSSEGDKKSGGPVKPPYSYIALITMSILQAPKKRVTLSEICEFIMGRFPYYKAKFPAWQNSIRHNLSLNDCFVKVPREPGNPGKGNYWTLDPGAIDMFDNGSFLRRRKRYKRQHPDFLNDPHVFSLLAAGVVDPYHLHHNHLHHQHQQQQQQQQAAAAAAASAFLGPHPMLHRPVPYAHHPYMPPAQFHAHHVALSQQESFLRHLRGSLAPPIQNLPAPALISGGLNNSGGTGGGGGVGGGVGGGSFFAPTPVKPMITTSPSPPLTRPPPRPAFTIDAIMGRDKSPPPPPSAPSSPPTGSGPSALPALPLTSLNPEPFSRLLMAPFLSQNFVRPSIGNPLRPPFPPAALPPSTTTSR, from the coding sequence ATGCCCGTGTATGAGGCAGTCATGACCGACTCTCAGTGTTTATCGCCAGGGGAAGAGCTGGTCGTTGCCCCGACCCAGTTCAGCGAGGACGAATCCGAAACTTGCCCCGTGGGCGCGGACGAAGACGACGACGAATCTCGGCCCTTGCAGGAAACAGCGGAGGGCTCCTCCGAGGGTGACAAGAAGTCCGGCGGACCTGTCAAGCCGCCGTATTCGTACATCGCGCTCATCACCATGTCCATCCTGCAGGCGCCGAAGAAGCGGGTCACCCTCAGTGAAATCTGCGAGTTCATCATGGGGCGCTTTCCTTACTACAAGGCGAAGTTCCCCGCGTGGCAGAACTCCATTCGACACAACCTCTCGCTGAACGACTGTTTCGTGAAAGTGCCCCGCGAACCTGGGAACCCCGGCAAGGGGAACTACTGGACGCTCGACCCTGGAGCCATCGACATGTTCGACAACGGGTCCTTCCTCAGGAGGCGGAAGCGGTACAAACGCCAGCATCCGGATTTCCTGAACGACCCCCACGTTTTCTCCCTGCTGGCCGCGGGGGTCGTCGACCCCTACCATCTGCATCACAATCATCTCCATcatcagcatcaacaacaacaacaacaacaacaggcggcggctgctgctgctgcttcagccttCTTGGGGCCTCACCCGATGCTCCACCGCCCAGTGCCTTACGCCCACCATCCCTACATGCCACCGGCGCAGTTCCACGCCCATCACGTAGCGCTCTCGCAACAGGAGAGCTTCCTCAGGCATCTCAGGGGGTCCTTGGCGCCTCCCATTCAGAATCTACCTGCTCCTGCATTAATAAGTGGAGGGTTGAATAACAGCGGAGGCACTGGAGGAGGTGGAGGAGTTGGAGGAGGAGTAGGGGGAGGAAGTTTCTTCGCTCCCACGCCCGTCAAACCCATGATCACAACATCTCCCTCTCCGCCTCTAACGCGCCCACCTCCCCGCCCAGCCTTCACCATCGACGCCATCATGGGGCGCGACAAATCACCCCCACCTCCTCCGTCAGCGCCGTCTTCGCCTCCGACAGGAAGTGGACCGAGTGCCTTGCCGGCGTTACCACTGACGTCGCTCAATCCGGAGCCCTTCTCCCGCTTGCTCATGGCACCCTTCCTGTCCCAAAACTTCGTCAGGCCGAGCATTGGGAACCCCCTTCGCCCTCCGTTCCCTCCCGCGGCGCTGCCTCCGTCAACGACTACGTCGCGATGA